A genomic window from Gossypium hirsutum isolate 1008001.06 chromosome D12, Gossypium_hirsutum_v2.1, whole genome shotgun sequence includes:
- the LOC121224391 gene encoding uncharacterized protein isoform X1: MSIICGLPLLECIYCLACARWAWNRCLHTAGHDSVTWGLATAEEFEPVPRLCRYILAVYEDNIRHPLWEPPGGYGINPDWLILRKTYKDTRGRAPSYILYLDHEHSDIVLAIRGLNLAKESDYQVLLDNQLGKRKFDGGYVHNGLLKAAGWVLDAECEVLKELVEEHPNYTLTFAGHSLGSGVAAMLALVVAQHQDKLGNINRSRIRCYAIAPARCMSLNLAVRYADVINSIVLQDDFLPRTATPLEDIFKSLFCLPCLLCLRCMKDTCIPEEKMLKDPRRLYAPGRLYHIVERKPFRCGRFPPVVKTAVPVDGRFEHIVLSCNATSDHAIIWIERESQRAMDLMLEKDRIMEIPAKQRMERQETLTKEHKQEYKAALQRAVSLSVPHAYSPPSEYGTFDESEDVEKYNSCKLSSESSVGSSGKSKSKVSWNELIERLFDRDESGHMVLKKSHRDDW, encoded by the exons ATGTCGATCATATGCGGCCTCCCACTCCTTGAATGTATTTACTGCCTAGCTTGTGCTCGATGGGCATGGAACCGATGCCTGCATACCGCTGGCCACGATAGTGTAACATGGGGTCTTGCAACCGCCGAAGAATTCGAACCTGTTCCTCGACTTTGCCGCTACATTCTAGCTGTTTATGAGGACAATATTCGACATCCCCTTTGGGAACCCCCTGGAGGATATGGGATCAACCCTGATTGGTTAATTCTCAGAAAAACTTACAAAGACACTAGAGGACGGGCTCCTTCTTACATACTATACCTCGATCACGAGCATTCCGATATAGTTCTTGCCATTAGAGGTCTTAATTTGGCAAAAGAAAGTGATTACCAAGTGCTTTTGGATAATCAGTTGGGTAAAAGGAAATTTGATGGTGGCTATGTTCATAACGGACTCTTGAAGGCTGCCGGATGGGTTTTAGATGCAGAGTGTGAAGTTTTGAAGGAACTCGTCGAGGAGCACCCAAATTATACTTTGACATTTGCAGGACATTCTCTCGGGTCAGGTGTAGCAGCCATGTTAGCTTTGGTGGTTGCCCAGCATCAGGATAAACTTGGAAACATCAACAGGAGTAGGATCAGGTGCTATGCTATCGCGCCTGCTAGGTGCATGTCGCTGAATTTAGCAGTCAGATACGCAGATGTCATTAATTCCATTGTTCTTCAG GATGATTTCTTGCCACGAACAGCCACGCCGTTAGAAGACATTTTCAAGTCACTTTTCTG TTTGCCATGCCTACTATGCCTGAGATGTATGAAGGATACTTGTATACCTGAGGAGAAGATGCTTAAAGATCCAAGGAGGCTATATGCACCCGGTCGCCTCTATCACATTGTCGAGCGAAAGCCTTTCAG ATGTGGAAGGTTTCCCCCAGTTGTGAAGACAGCAGTGCCCGTGGATGGAAGGTTCGAGCACATAGTTCTTTCGTGTAACGCCACATCTGACCATGCTATAATATGGATTGAAAGAGAATCACAGAGAGCCATGGAT TTAATGCTAGAGAAAGATAGGATCATGGAGATACCAGCAAAACAAAGAATGGAAAGGCAAGAGACATTAACAAAAGAACACAAGCAAGAGTACAAAGCTGCACTTCAAAGGGCTGTTTCATTATCAGTGCCCCATGCTTATTCGCCACCGTCCGAATACGGAACTTTCGACGAGTCCGAGGACGTAGAGAAGTACAACTCCTGTAAATTGAGTAGCGAGTCATCCGTTGGATCGTCGGGGAAAAGCAAGAGCAAAGTAAGCTGGAACGAATTGATCGAACGACTTTTCGATAGAGATGAATCTGGGCATATGGTGCTCAAGAAATCACATAGGGATGATTGGTGA
- the LOC121224391 gene encoding uncharacterized protein isoform X2, whose amino-acid sequence MSIICGLPLLECIYCLACARWAWNRCLHTAGHDSVTWGLATAEEFEPVPRLCRYILAVYEDNIRHPLWEPPGGYGINPDWLILRKTYKDTRGRAPSYILYLDHEHSDIVLAIRGLNLAKESDYQVLLDNQLGKRKFDGGYVHNGLLKAAGWVLDAECEVLKELVEEHPNYTLTFAGHSLGSGVAAMLALVVAQHQDKLGNINRSRIRCYAIAPARCMSLNLAVRYADVINSIVLQDDFLPRTATPLEDIFKSLFCLPCLLCLRCMKDTCIPEEKMLKDPRRLYAPGRLYHIVERKPFRCGRFPPVVKTAVPVDGRFEHIVLSCNATSDHAIIWIERESQRAMDSLNY is encoded by the exons ATGTCGATCATATGCGGCCTCCCACTCCTTGAATGTATTTACTGCCTAGCTTGTGCTCGATGGGCATGGAACCGATGCCTGCATACCGCTGGCCACGATAGTGTAACATGGGGTCTTGCAACCGCCGAAGAATTCGAACCTGTTCCTCGACTTTGCCGCTACATTCTAGCTGTTTATGAGGACAATATTCGACATCCCCTTTGGGAACCCCCTGGAGGATATGGGATCAACCCTGATTGGTTAATTCTCAGAAAAACTTACAAAGACACTAGAGGACGGGCTCCTTCTTACATACTATACCTCGATCACGAGCATTCCGATATAGTTCTTGCCATTAGAGGTCTTAATTTGGCAAAAGAAAGTGATTACCAAGTGCTTTTGGATAATCAGTTGGGTAAAAGGAAATTTGATGGTGGCTATGTTCATAACGGACTCTTGAAGGCTGCCGGATGGGTTTTAGATGCAGAGTGTGAAGTTTTGAAGGAACTCGTCGAGGAGCACCCAAATTATACTTTGACATTTGCAGGACATTCTCTCGGGTCAGGTGTAGCAGCCATGTTAGCTTTGGTGGTTGCCCAGCATCAGGATAAACTTGGAAACATCAACAGGAGTAGGATCAGGTGCTATGCTATCGCGCCTGCTAGGTGCATGTCGCTGAATTTAGCAGTCAGATACGCAGATGTCATTAATTCCATTGTTCTTCAG GATGATTTCTTGCCACGAACAGCCACGCCGTTAGAAGACATTTTCAAGTCACTTTTCTG TTTGCCATGCCTACTATGCCTGAGATGTATGAAGGATACTTGTATACCTGAGGAGAAGATGCTTAAAGATCCAAGGAGGCTATATGCACCCGGTCGCCTCTATCACATTGTCGAGCGAAAGCCTTTCAG ATGTGGAAGGTTTCCCCCAGTTGTGAAGACAGCAGTGCCCGTGGATGGAAGGTTCGAGCACATAGTTCTTTCGTGTAACGCCACATCTGACCATGCTATAATATGGATTGAAAGAGAATCACAGAGAGCCATGGAT tcactaaactattag